The following are encoded in a window of Paraburkholderia hospita genomic DNA:
- a CDS encoding phosphocholine cytidylyltransferase family protein has product MRAIILAAGLGLRLQQPPGEQFPKCLLRFDGITLLERHLQMLEAVGVDEVVLALGFQPEQVEAELTRAGRKVPEIKLNPRFDLGSVLTVHTVADALTRGGDVLLMDADVLYDERMLAALVAGEHANRLLIDRDFEAGDEPVKLCLKQGVPIELRKQLAVGLDYDTIGESVGFFRFTEAAARRFAEIVAGYVDSGRANLPHEEAVRDLLLERSHAFDTADVTGLPWIEIDFPNDVARATKEVLPQLQRPALHEALKR; this is encoded by the coding sequence ATGCGAGCGATCATTCTTGCCGCAGGCCTCGGCTTGCGACTCCAGCAACCGCCGGGGGAGCAGTTTCCAAAATGTCTGTTGCGCTTTGACGGGATCACGCTGCTGGAGCGCCATCTGCAGATGCTCGAAGCCGTCGGCGTCGATGAGGTCGTCCTCGCGCTCGGCTTCCAGCCGGAACAGGTCGAAGCCGAGCTGACGCGCGCCGGCCGCAAGGTGCCCGAGATCAAGCTCAATCCGCGTTTCGATCTGGGCAGCGTGCTGACCGTGCACACCGTCGCCGATGCCCTCACGCGCGGCGGCGACGTGCTGCTGATGGACGCCGACGTGCTGTACGACGAGCGCATGCTGGCCGCGCTCGTGGCGGGTGAGCACGCGAATCGCTTGCTGATCGACCGCGACTTCGAAGCGGGCGACGAGCCCGTCAAGCTGTGCCTGAAACAGGGCGTGCCCATCGAGTTGCGCAAGCAGCTGGCTGTAGGCCTCGACTACGACACGATCGGCGAATCGGTCGGCTTTTTCCGCTTCACCGAGGCCGCTGCGCGGCGCTTCGCGGAGATCGTGGCGGGCTATGTCGATAGCGGCCGCGCGAACCTGCCGCACGAAGAAGCCGTGCGCGACCTGTTGCTCGAACGCAGCCACGCATTCGATACGGCCGATGTCACCGGCCTGCCCTGGATTGAAATCGATTTTCCCAACGACGTTGCGCGAGCAACTAAAGAAGTCCTGCCGCAACTGCAGCGGCCGGCTTTGCATGAAGCGCTGAAGCGCTAA
- a CDS encoding J domain-containing protein has protein sequence MSKAAGRSVTIAPEKQQAHRSKGQRYFNSLVKQIENRRGRIAQWETFTPVFQKKYVDVLIPLRRTSWDAQVKLIHRLDAVHGDKGLNAIDRRMVSELIADLLQPLLSLHNDDTLQSIYDRHAQTRDDGQAEIDLDGMKAAIEDMLGVEFEDDVISPQEFLKRASEKFAKLRTEAAEKAQAREERRAKRKKTPKQLEAEARKEAAKAEISQSLRDVYRKLASALHPDREHDPEERARKTALMQRVNEAYAKRKLLQLLELQLELEHIDQKTIDGISEEKLAHYNQVLREQLGELDRELSDIEQKFRGAFGFPRGHCISPEFAMEDLDDEIAQRVHMVHEIEHDLPVFDDIKKTKAWLKALKRDRPF, from the coding sequence ATGAGCAAAGCAGCGGGCCGGTCAGTGACCATTGCGCCGGAAAAGCAACAGGCGCATCGATCGAAAGGCCAGAGGTACTTCAATTCACTCGTCAAGCAGATCGAAAACCGGCGTGGACGGATCGCGCAATGGGAAACCTTCACGCCCGTCTTCCAGAAGAAATATGTCGACGTGCTGATACCGCTGCGGCGGACTTCGTGGGACGCGCAGGTGAAGCTCATTCACCGGCTCGACGCGGTGCATGGCGATAAAGGCCTGAACGCAATCGACCGTCGAATGGTCTCGGAACTGATCGCCGACCTCTTGCAGCCGTTGCTTAGCCTTCACAACGACGATACGTTGCAGTCGATCTACGACCGGCATGCCCAAACACGCGACGACGGACAAGCCGAAATCGACCTCGATGGCATGAAAGCGGCGATCGAAGACATGCTTGGCGTCGAATTCGAAGACGACGTGATTTCTCCACAGGAGTTCTTGAAGCGCGCGTCCGAAAAGTTCGCGAAACTGCGCACGGAAGCAGCCGAAAAAGCACAGGCGCGCGAGGAGCGTCGCGCGAAGCGCAAGAAGACGCCGAAGCAGCTCGAGGCCGAAGCACGCAAGGAAGCGGCGAAGGCGGAAATCAGCCAGTCGCTGCGCGATGTCTATCGCAAGCTGGCGAGCGCGCTGCATCCCGATCGCGAGCACGATCCCGAGGAGCGCGCACGTAAGACCGCGCTGATGCAACGGGTCAACGAGGCGTACGCGAAACGCAAACTTCTGCAGCTACTGGAGTTGCAACTGGAACTCGAACATATCGACCAGAAAACAATCGACGGTATCAGCGAAGAAAAACTCGCGCACTACAACCAAGTGTTGCGCGAGCAGCTCGGCGAACTGGATCGCGAACTCTCGGATATTGAGCAAAAATTCAGAGGCGCTTTCGGCTTCCCGCGTGGCCATTGCATATCGCCTGAATTCGCCATGGAAGATCTCGACGACGAGATCGCGCAGCGCGTGCACATGGTGCACGAGATCGAACACGATCTGCCCGTGTTCGACGACATCAAGAAAACGAAAGCCTGGCTGAAAGCGCTCAAACGCGACCGGCCCTTCTGA
- a CDS encoding methyl-accepting chemotaxis protein, translating into MTLNKKLASMIAILWIGLVLIGAFGAWQSRSSMIADRRDQLTTLVEQANSIVNRYYTLSQQHAMSEADAKKQALDTLSALRYGTDGYLSVNDSQPVMLMHPFKPALVGKNLSGFTDPAGNHLFVDIVNASNQGKGGFVDYLWSKPGSDTPVPKTSYATRFTPWDWVIVTGMYMDDVQKAFYVDLGRWLVITFVLGGIATLVMVLVLRSVKRTLGGDLEVAVEATQRIARGDLATPVPLAHNDRASLLHALHTMQSGLVDTVSRVRAGTENINVGASEIAAGNTDLSQRTEEQAAALVQTASSMDQMTSNVKQNAESAATAAGLASEAADIAKRGSRVVDDVVRTMGDITSSSKQIGDIIGVIDGIAFQTNILALNAAVEAARAGEQGRGFAVVAAEVRSLAQRSATAAKEIKALIETSTGSVEEGAALVANAGSTMGEIVASVRRVNEILEEISHASREQSAGIEQVNRAVGEMDQVTQQNAALVEQAAAAAHSLKDQVGGLREAISSFSLPA; encoded by the coding sequence ATGACCCTGAACAAGAAACTCGCCTCGATGATCGCCATCCTGTGGATCGGCCTCGTTCTCATCGGCGCGTTCGGCGCGTGGCAAAGCCGCTCGTCGATGATTGCCGACCGCCGCGATCAGCTGACAACGCTCGTCGAGCAGGCCAATTCGATCGTCAACCGCTACTACACGCTGTCGCAGCAGCACGCGATGAGCGAAGCCGACGCGAAGAAGCAGGCGCTCGACACGCTGTCCGCGCTGCGCTACGGCACCGACGGCTATCTGTCCGTCAACGATTCGCAGCCCGTCATGCTGATGCATCCGTTCAAGCCGGCGCTGGTCGGCAAGAACCTGTCGGGCTTCACGGACCCGGCGGGCAACCATCTGTTCGTCGATATCGTCAACGCATCGAACCAGGGCAAAGGCGGCTTCGTCGACTACCTGTGGTCGAAGCCGGGCAGCGACACACCCGTCCCGAAGACCAGCTACGCGACGCGCTTCACGCCGTGGGACTGGGTGATCGTCACGGGCATGTACATGGACGACGTGCAGAAAGCCTTCTACGTCGATCTCGGGCGCTGGCTCGTCATCACCTTCGTGCTGGGCGGCATCGCGACGCTCGTGATGGTGCTCGTGCTGCGCAGCGTGAAGCGCACGCTCGGCGGCGACCTCGAAGTGGCTGTCGAAGCAACCCAGCGGATCGCGCGCGGCGATCTCGCGACACCCGTACCGCTCGCGCACAACGACCGAGCGAGCCTGCTGCACGCGCTGCATACGATGCAGAGCGGCCTCGTCGATACCGTCTCGCGCGTGCGCGCCGGCACCGAGAACATCAACGTCGGCGCAAGCGAAATCGCCGCGGGCAACACCGATCTGTCGCAACGCACGGAAGAACAGGCGGCCGCGCTGGTGCAGACGGCATCGAGCATGGACCAGATGACGTCGAACGTGAAGCAGAACGCCGAAAGCGCCGCGACGGCCGCCGGGCTCGCGAGCGAGGCCGCCGACATCGCCAAGCGCGGCAGCCGGGTGGTCGACGACGTGGTCCGCACGATGGGCGACATCACGAGCAGCTCGAAGCAGATCGGCGACATCATCGGCGTGATCGACGGCATCGCCTTTCAGACCAACATCCTCGCGCTGAATGCCGCCGTCGAAGCGGCGCGCGCGGGCGAACAGGGCCGCGGCTTTGCGGTCGTCGCAGCGGAAGTGCGCAGCCTCGCGCAGCGCTCGGCAACGGCGGCGAAGGAAATCAAGGCGCTGATCGAAACGTCGACGGGCAGCGTCGAGGAAGGCGCGGCGCTCGTCGCGAACGCCGGTTCGACGATGGGCGAGATCGTCGCCTCCGTGCGCCGCGTGAACGAGATTCTCGAGGAAATCAGCCATGCGTCGCGCGAGCAAAGCGCGGGCATCGAGCAGGTCAACCGCGCCGTCGGCGAAATGGATCAGGTCACGCAGCAGAACGCGGCGCTCGTCGAGCAGGCAGCGGCCGCTGCGCATTCGCTGAAAGACCAGGTCGGCGGCCTGCGCGAGGCGATTTCGAGCTTCTCGCTGCCCGCCTGA
- a CDS encoding peptidoglycan D,D-transpeptidase FtsI family protein, whose protein sequence is MIRKKNHDPYAPVAKNPVLVARLPMWRSKLIVILVFAAFAALIGRAFWVQIVNQDFYVEQGQKRYQRTIELDATRGRIVDRNGAMLAVSLATYEIWASPKLLHETAHPPLAKLLDMPLAEFTHRVSGDKSFVLLKRQVDAETATHIDKLNLAGITRIADSKRFYPEGESAAHVVGFTDIEDNGQEGIELAANDLLTGEPGEREVIRDRLGRVVSDTRPLTPAQHGATVHLTVDRRIQQLAYAQLKAAVAKHSAQAGSVVVLDARNGEILALANYPSFDPNDRSRLTGRQLRNRAVVDTFEPGSTIKPLVVALSLDRGLVRPGTMIDTAPGWYKIGPSVIHDTSNHGRMTIAEALQKSSNIALAKLALNLPAETIWNKYQEYGLGRAPELTFPGVAAGRVRPFARWRPIEQATMAYGYGLSTSLLQIAQVYTVYAGDGTLHPATLLIDPARAASDGQRVTTPATAASIRSMLEMATSESGTGRAANVDGYRIGGKTGTARKQVGAGYAKGRYRSLFVGMAPMSDPRLVVAVMIDDPAGRAFYGGTVAGPVFSAVTGGSLQLLGVPPDAPVKAPASEVAHAPGV, encoded by the coding sequence ATGATCCGCAAGAAAAATCACGATCCGTACGCGCCCGTCGCGAAGAATCCCGTCCTCGTCGCGCGCCTGCCAATGTGGCGCTCGAAGCTGATCGTGATCCTCGTGTTCGCGGCGTTCGCGGCGCTGATCGGCCGCGCGTTCTGGGTGCAGATCGTCAATCAGGACTTCTACGTCGAACAGGGGCAGAAGCGCTATCAGCGCACCATCGAACTCGATGCGACGCGCGGGCGCATCGTCGACCGCAATGGCGCGATGCTGGCCGTCAGCCTCGCCACTTACGAAATCTGGGCTTCGCCGAAGCTGCTCCACGAAACGGCTCATCCGCCGCTGGCGAAGCTCCTCGATATGCCGCTTGCCGAGTTCACGCACCGCGTATCCGGCGACAAGAGCTTCGTGCTGCTCAAGCGCCAGGTCGATGCGGAAACGGCCACGCATATCGACAAGCTCAATCTCGCGGGCATCACGCGCATTGCGGATTCGAAGCGCTTTTATCCCGAGGGTGAATCGGCAGCGCACGTGGTCGGCTTCACCGACATCGAGGACAACGGCCAGGAAGGCATCGAGCTCGCCGCCAACGACCTGCTCACGGGCGAACCTGGCGAGCGCGAGGTGATCCGCGATCGTCTGGGCCGCGTGGTGTCGGACACGCGCCCGCTCACACCGGCGCAACACGGCGCGACCGTGCATCTGACCGTCGACCGCCGCATCCAGCAGCTTGCGTATGCGCAGCTCAAGGCGGCCGTCGCGAAGCACAGCGCGCAGGCGGGCAGCGTCGTCGTGCTCGATGCGCGCAACGGCGAGATTCTCGCGCTCGCGAACTATCCGAGCTTCGACCCGAACGACCGCTCGCGGCTCACGGGCCGCCAGTTGCGCAACCGTGCCGTGGTCGATACGTTCGAGCCGGGCTCGACGATCAAGCCGCTGGTGGTCGCGCTGTCGCTCGATCGCGGTCTGGTGCGGCCCGGCACGATGATCGACACGGCGCCAGGCTGGTACAAGATCGGCCCCAGCGTGATCCACGACACGTCGAACCACGGACGCATGACGATTGCGGAAGCGTTGCAGAAGTCGAGCAATATCGCGCTCGCCAAACTCGCGCTGAACCTGCCCGCCGAAACCATCTGGAACAAGTATCAGGAGTACGGACTGGGCCGCGCGCCGGAGCTGACGTTTCCGGGCGTCGCGGCGGGCCGCGTGCGTCCGTTCGCGCGCTGGCGGCCCATCGAGCAGGCGACGATGGCCTACGGCTACGGCCTGTCGACATCGCTGCTGCAGATCGCGCAGGTGTACACGGTGTATGCGGGCGACGGCACGCTGCACCCTGCCACGCTGCTGATCGACCCTGCCCGCGCCGCGTCGGACGGCCAGCGCGTGACGACGCCGGCCACGGCCGCCTCGATCCGCTCGATGCTCGAAATGGCGACGAGCGAAAGCGGCACGGGGCGCGCGGCGAATGTCGACGGCTATCGGATTGGCGGCAAGACGGGCACGGCGCGCAAGCAGGTCGGCGCGGGGTATGCGAAGGGGCGCTACCGGTCGCTGTTCGTCGGCATGGCGCCGATGAGCGATCCGCGCCTGGTCGTTGCTGTGATGATCGACGATCCTGCGGGACGCGCGTTCTATGGCGGCACGGTGGCGGGTCCCGTATTCAGCGCGGTGACGGGCGGCTCGTTGCAACTGCTCGGCGTGCCGCCCGATGCGCCTGTGAAGGCGCCGGCTTCGGAAGTGGCGCACGCGCCCGGCGTATAG
- a CDS encoding tetratricopeptide repeat protein, with protein sequence MPPTFDPFLTFLRRALAAQSEDDMRARALWLEAACYLYPTDSVSIDRLMLELLEQQDIAQAIALVETVAQLEPHSAAASVRLGYALQMANRHRDALAPYRHALAIEPAFPQLRKNLAIALNRTGGDPAEERQLLEAAVAADPSDFALWINLMSARRACFDLDGALAAARRAVEIDPNSAVAHSNLAQALKEAQRWDDALTHAATACELAPDNASLCTGLGVLHLLRGNYAEGWPAHEARWNDPASMLTNGRPPFGRPQWRGESLKGKTLLVWGEQGMGDVLQFCRFMPLLAQRVHREGGRIVWNSFGQMGALLPRSFGEHVDAYSAAREVEALPPFDFELPLVSAPLMLGTRIESIPPVVPYLRADPDLRDAWRARLADEKRLKVGLAWTGSLNHGRNRFRRVGAERYALAFREIDGVAFYSLQPGATADVEAARAAGLPMTDFTHEWRSFDDTAAFVSELDLVISVCTSAAHLAGALGQRTWVLLDVNPYWTWMIDRRDSPWYPTATLYRQRQFAQWQPVLDDVARDLHALAKLST encoded by the coding sequence ATGCCGCCAACCTTCGATCCATTCCTGACCTTCCTTCGCCGTGCGCTCGCTGCGCAGTCCGAGGACGATATGCGAGCGCGTGCATTGTGGCTCGAAGCGGCGTGTTATCTGTACCCGACGGATAGCGTGTCGATCGACCGGTTGATGCTTGAACTGCTCGAACAGCAAGACATCGCGCAAGCCATCGCGCTCGTCGAAACGGTCGCGCAACTCGAGCCGCACAGCGCGGCGGCGAGCGTGCGTCTCGGCTACGCGCTGCAGATGGCGAACCGGCATCGCGATGCGCTCGCGCCGTATCGCCACGCGCTTGCGATCGAGCCCGCGTTTCCGCAATTGCGCAAGAACCTCGCGATCGCGCTGAACCGCACAGGCGGCGATCCCGCCGAAGAGCGGCAATTGCTCGAAGCGGCCGTCGCAGCGGACCCATCGGACTTCGCACTGTGGATCAACCTGATGAGCGCGCGGCGCGCATGCTTCGATCTCGACGGTGCGCTTGCGGCGGCGAGGCGCGCCGTCGAGATCGATCCGAACAGCGCCGTGGCGCATAGCAATCTCGCGCAGGCGCTAAAGGAAGCGCAACGTTGGGACGACGCGCTGACGCATGCGGCGACGGCATGCGAACTCGCACCCGACAACGCATCGCTGTGCACAGGGCTTGGCGTGCTGCACCTGCTGCGCGGCAACTATGCCGAAGGCTGGCCCGCGCACGAAGCGCGCTGGAACGATCCCGCCAGCATGCTGACGAACGGCCGTCCGCCATTCGGCAGGCCGCAGTGGCGCGGCGAATCGCTCAAGGGCAAGACCTTGCTCGTGTGGGGCGAGCAGGGCATGGGCGACGTGCTGCAGTTTTGCCGCTTCATGCCGCTGCTCGCGCAGCGCGTGCATCGCGAGGGCGGGCGTATCGTGTGGAATTCGTTTGGGCAGATGGGCGCGCTGTTGCCGCGCAGCTTCGGCGAACATGTCGATGCGTATTCCGCCGCGCGTGAAGTCGAAGCACTGCCGCCGTTCGACTTCGAATTGCCGCTCGTCAGCGCGCCGCTGATGCTGGGCACGCGCATCGAATCGATTCCGCCCGTGGTGCCGTACCTGCGCGCGGACCCGGACTTGCGCGACGCATGGCGCGCGCGGCTCGCCGACGAGAAGCGCCTGAAGGTCGGGCTTGCCTGGACGGGCAGTTTGAATCATGGACGCAACCGCTTCCGGCGCGTCGGCGCGGAGCGCTATGCGCTGGCGTTTCGCGAGATCGACGGCGTGGCGTTTTATTCGCTGCAACCCGGCGCAACGGCCGACGTCGAGGCCGCCCGCGCAGCCGGCCTGCCAATGACCGACTTCACGCACGAATGGCGTAGCTTCGACGATACGGCCGCGTTCGTCAGCGAACTCGATCTGGTGATCAGCGTGTGCACCTCGGCCGCGCATCTGGCGGGCGCGCTCGGTCAGCGTACGTGGGTTCTGCTCGACGTGAATCCGTACTGGACGTGGATGATCGACAGGCGCGACAGCCCGTGGTATCCGACAGCCACGCTTTATCGGCAGCGGCAGTTCGCGCAATGGCAGCCGGTGCTGGACGACGTCGCGCGCGATCTGCACGCGCTGGCAAAACTCAGCACATGA
- a CDS encoding DUF2866 domain-containing protein — translation MVEDTVFEHLRALHGNAQTLTIRSCTVSPPMQHPWGRSFRLVEWTFRHDVESFRRVVPAESTPRQIAEAVMSHVPGRRFCQPGG, via the coding sequence ATGGTTGAAGACACGGTGTTCGAACATTTACGCGCGCTGCACGGCAACGCTCAGACGCTGACCATCCGCAGCTGCACCGTCTCGCCGCCGATGCAGCACCCGTGGGGCCGCTCGTTCCGGCTCGTCGAATGGACCTTCAGGCACGACGTTGAATCCTTCCGGCGCGTCGTGCCTGCCGAGAGCACGCCTCGTCAGATTGCCGAAGCCGTAATGTCGCACGTGCCGGGGCGGCGCTTCTGCCAGCCTGGCGGATAG
- a CDS encoding lecithin retinol acyltransferase family protein, protein MNRNLQQSRNEQGANRAAAYASADVVLDGSSDEPNLGAHLITQRRGYEHHGIYVGGGKVIHYAGFAKSAHRGPVEEVALEAFADGHAVAVRPHPFPKYTAEQTVLRARSRLGENHYRLLTNNCEHFCAWCLLGESRSEQVHACLTHPRTGMHALLCLASAFIGNRMKIGRSVVNAV, encoded by the coding sequence ATGAACCGCAACCTCCAACAATCTCGCAATGAACAAGGTGCAAACCGCGCGGCTGCTTACGCATCGGCTGATGTGGTGCTCGACGGTTCCAGCGACGAACCCAACCTCGGCGCCCATCTGATCACCCAACGCCGCGGCTACGAACATCACGGCATTTACGTCGGTGGCGGCAAGGTCATTCACTACGCAGGTTTCGCGAAGTCCGCGCATCGCGGCCCCGTCGAAGAAGTGGCGCTCGAAGCCTTCGCCGACGGTCACGCAGTCGCCGTGCGCCCGCATCCGTTCCCGAAGTACACCGCCGAACAAACCGTGCTGCGCGCCCGCTCACGCCTCGGCGAAAACCACTATCGCCTGCTGACGAACAACTGCGAGCACTTCTGCGCATGGTGCCTGCTCGGCGAAAGCCGCAGCGAACAGGTTCATGCATGCCTCACGCATCCGCGCACTGGCATGCATGCGCTGCTGTGCCTCGCCAGCGCTTTTATCGGCAACCGGATGAAAATCGGCCGCTCCGTTGTTAACGCAGTATGA
- a CDS encoding PP2C family protein-serine/threonine phosphatase produces the protein MTCTSQFRWASAARTDTGRVREINEDACLDQPQRGRWAVADGMGGHDVGDLASQLVVETLGQLPEQAGIKHCIAEARTRLQDANRQLRDEASRRQVQRIGTTVVVLLACDRFCGYLWAGDSRIYLLRQGQLRQLTRDHSQVEALRQSGYLTEEEARHHPAHNIITRAVGATDQLELDEDAIEVVDGDVFLLCSDGLSNEVTNEEIQQTLTSVDCLHAPDELVGIALSRGGRDNITAVVVQAEDPQATDKTLLNPSP, from the coding sequence GTGACCTGTACCAGTCAATTCCGGTGGGCGTCAGCGGCGCGTACGGACACGGGCCGGGTACGCGAGATCAATGAGGACGCCTGTCTCGATCAACCGCAGCGCGGCCGCTGGGCCGTGGCTGACGGCATGGGCGGACACGACGTCGGCGATCTCGCCAGCCAGCTCGTGGTCGAAACGCTAGGCCAGTTGCCGGAGCAGGCGGGTATCAAGCATTGCATCGCCGAGGCGCGCACGCGTCTGCAGGACGCGAACCGCCAGTTGCGGGATGAAGCGAGCCGCCGGCAGGTGCAGCGCATCGGCACGACCGTCGTCGTGCTGCTCGCGTGTGACCGCTTTTGCGGTTATCTATGGGCGGGCGACAGCCGCATCTATCTGCTGCGGCAGGGGCAATTGCGGCAGTTGACGCGCGATCACAGCCAGGTGGAAGCGCTTCGGCAGTCCGGCTATCTGACCGAGGAAGAAGCGCGTCATCATCCCGCGCACAACATCATCACGCGCGCGGTCGGCGCAACCGATCAACTCGAACTCGACGAAGACGCAATCGAAGTCGTGGACGGCGACGTGTTCCTGCTGTGCAGCGACGGCCTCAGCAATGAAGTGACCAACGAAGAAATCCAGCAGACGCTCACAAGCGTCGATTGTCTGCATGCGCCCGATGAACTCGTCGGTATCGCACTTTCGCGCGGCGGCCGCGACAACATCACGGCGGTGGTCGTGCAGGCAGAAGACCCGCAAGCAACCGACAAGACCTTGCTGAACCCGTCGCCCTGA
- a CDS encoding sigma-54 interaction domain-containing protein: MMKILDQQPDEAGSAISYAGLIEKIEILRSTLRWSSRLERADIEKLLKQASSLRDEVMQMSHKERFVQAAVVEPMRGDLSRGARRQALLARSFIFEGTFGDNPKLLESLEIAEKAAPTDLPVLIDGESGTGKELMAKVIHANGSRSDKPFISVNCGAIPENLLESELFGHRKGAFTGATNDRKGKFESAHTGTIFLDEIGELPLTGQVKLLRVLEAHEIQRVGSDEPIGVDTRIVAATNRNLRKLSEQGTFREDLFYRLSVIHVTLPPLRERRDEIPLLIQYFGDEAAGALKRRPVRITPKLRDFLLTYAYPGNIRELRNVMYRISCLAGDIADVDHLPVDMRPTAPVSASIFGVANEAANGTASVTNLLSLSDAKRAASDEAEKAFLQRGLQEVGGTVAELARRVDMNRSHLQMLLKKHGLHSKDFRRAHAQANARKDDTEEDDEAEMH, from the coding sequence CTGATGAAAATACTTGACCAGCAGCCTGACGAAGCCGGCTCCGCCATCTCTTACGCAGGGTTGATCGAGAAGATCGAGATCCTGCGCTCGACGCTGCGCTGGTCGTCGCGGCTCGAACGCGCGGATATCGAAAAGCTCCTGAAACAGGCGAGTTCGTTGCGCGACGAAGTGATGCAGATGTCACACAAGGAGCGCTTTGTGCAGGCGGCCGTGGTCGAGCCGATGCGCGGCGACCTGTCGCGCGGCGCGCGGCGCCAGGCGTTGCTCGCGCGCAGCTTCATTTTCGAAGGCACGTTCGGCGATAATCCAAAACTGCTGGAATCGCTCGAAATCGCGGAGAAAGCGGCGCCGACCGATCTGCCCGTTCTGATCGACGGCGAAAGCGGCACGGGCAAGGAGCTGATGGCGAAGGTCATCCATGCGAACGGCAGCCGCTCTGACAAGCCGTTCATCTCCGTGAACTGCGGTGCGATCCCGGAGAACCTGCTGGAGTCGGAACTGTTCGGCCACAGAAAAGGCGCATTCACGGGCGCGACGAACGACCGTAAAGGCAAATTCGAAAGCGCGCATACGGGGACGATCTTTCTCGACGAAATCGGCGAATTGCCTTTGACGGGGCAGGTAAAACTGCTGCGCGTGCTGGAGGCGCACGAAATACAGCGCGTGGGCTCGGACGAGCCGATCGGCGTCGATACGCGGATCGTCGCCGCGACCAATCGCAACCTGCGCAAGCTGAGCGAACAGGGCACGTTCCGCGAAGATCTCTTTTACCGGCTGAGCGTCATTCACGTGACTTTGCCGCCGCTGCGCGAAAGGCGCGATGAGATTCCGCTTCTGATTCAGTACTTCGGCGACGAGGCGGCGGGTGCGCTCAAGCGGCGCCCCGTGAGAATCACCCCTAAATTGCGGGACTTTCTGCTGACCTATGCGTATCCGGGCAATATCCGCGAACTGCGCAACGTGATGTACCGCATCTCGTGCCTGGCGGGCGACATCGCGGATGTCGATCATTTGCCGGTGGATATGCGGCCCACAGCGCCCGTTTCGGCGTCGATATTCGGCGTGGCGAACGAGGCCGCGAACGGCACGGCGAGCGTGACCAATCTGTTGTCGTTGAGCGATGCGAAGCGCGCTGCCAGCGACGAAGCCGAAAAGGCTTTCTTGCAACGCGGCTTGCAGGAAGTGGGTGGCACGGTCGCCGAACTGGCGCGCCGCGTCGACATGAACCGTTCACATCTTCAGATGCTGCTGAAGAAGCACGGACTGCATTCGAAGGACTTTCGCCGCGCGCATGCGCAGGCGAATGCGCGCAAGGACGACACGGAAGAGGATGACGAAGCCGAGATGCATTGA